A stretch of the Proteus sp. ZN5 genome encodes the following:
- a CDS encoding XRE family transcriptional regulator, with protein sequence MNPQPPKKTNEYLGNKVKQLRQSRNLSLNELSRKSGISKAALSKLESGDSNPRIDTLEAIAIALGFPLGDLFSFTREEYPRLERHKPIVGDYAQEFKFRIGIGNITEIWHIEMKHGAIINSPAHADGTQEHIMVYSGKLMMRFDNDETVLLETGDFYAFHGNAPHSYICVEGHLRASVIMSSPNQQHYHHRP encoded by the coding sequence ATGAACCCACAACCTCCTAAAAAAACGAATGAATACCTTGGTAATAAAGTCAAACAATTAAGACAATCTCGAAACTTGTCACTTAATGAGTTATCAAGAAAATCGGGAATATCCAAGGCTGCATTGTCAAAATTAGAATCAGGTGATTCTAATCCTAGAATCGATACCTTAGAGGCTATCGCGATAGCGCTTGGCTTTCCTTTGGGAGATTTATTTAGTTTTACGCGCGAAGAATACCCTCGTTTAGAACGACATAAACCTATCGTGGGTGATTATGCTCAAGAGTTTAAATTTCGTATTGGTATCGGCAATATTACTGAGATTTGGCATATCGAGATGAAGCATGGTGCAATTATTAATAGCCCTGCTCACGCAGATGGTACACAAGAACACATCATGGTCTATTCTGGTAAATTAATGATGCGTTTTGATAACGACGAAACGGTTTTATTAGAAACCGGTGATTTTTATGCTTTTCATGGTAATGCGCCCCACTCTTATATTTGTGTAGAAGGCCATTTGCGCGCCTCTGTGATTATGTCTAGCCCAAATCAACAGCATTACCACCATCGTCCTTAA
- a CDS encoding sulfite exporter TauE/SafE family protein, with protein sequence MMDLLSWSDLFICLLTLFFAYVIFGMAGFGSALIAGPVLALYLPLSMIVPLLALIDLSAAIVNVLRDGKQADFKEIRYLIPLIIIGSLVGATILLTTRPDLLSLLLGIFATCYAIYALFWKKQESQFSQRLVYPFGLIGGVFSALFGSGGFLYAIYLSGRIADKNKFRITQTTLIGFSTLTRVVIFLFAGIYWQLDILKLAVIFLPAMFAGVWLGRNLTLRMSKARFMSVIYTIVLASGTVLIYRYFS encoded by the coding sequence ATGATGGACTTGCTTAGTTGGTCTGATCTTTTTATTTGCCTGCTTACCTTATTTTTTGCTTACGTTATTTTCGGTATGGCTGGGTTTGGCTCGGCGTTAATTGCAGGCCCTGTATTAGCACTTTATTTACCTCTTTCAATGATAGTGCCTTTATTGGCATTAATTGATTTAAGTGCCGCCATAGTGAATGTTTTAAGAGATGGTAAACAGGCTGATTTTAAAGAGATACGCTATCTTATCCCGCTTATTATTATTGGTAGCCTTGTCGGTGCGACAATTTTATTAACCACACGACCTGATTTGCTCTCTCTTCTTTTAGGTATCTTTGCCACTTGCTATGCAATCTATGCGCTATTTTGGAAAAAACAAGAAAGCCAATTTTCTCAACGCTTGGTTTATCCTTTTGGGTTAATTGGTGGGGTATTTAGCGCATTATTTGGTAGTGGCGGTTTTTTATATGCGATTTATTTATCAGGTAGGATCGCAGACAAAAATAAGTTTCGCATTACACAAACCACATTGATTGGCTTTAGTACATTAACGCGAGTGGTAATTTTCTTATTTGCAGGTATTTATTGGCAATTGGATATTCTTAAATTAGCGGTTATTTTCTTGCCCGCGATGTTTGCTGGTGTGTGGTTAGGGCGAAATTTAACATTACGTATGTCAAAAGCACGATTTATGAGTGTGATTTATACCATTGTATTGGCATCAGGTACTGTGCTTATCTACCGTTATTTTTCTTAA
- the tnpA gene encoding IS200/IS605 family transposase has translation MSKRCEALEDFLHKRHSVSKLVVHLIFTTKYRRKLFDGQMIAQLREAFGSAAAKLECEIIEMDGEPDHVHLLVAYPPKLAVSVMVNNLKSVSSRLLRQQNTHLRMQGKTGLLWSRSYFVCSAGGATIETLRAYVQSQSTSD, from the coding sequence TTGAGTAAACGATGTGAAGCGCTGGAGGATTTCCTCCACAAAAGGCACAGTGTCAGCAAGCTGGTTGTGCATCTGATCTTTACGACGAAGTATCGACGTAAGCTATTTGACGGACAAATGATCGCTCAACTGCGTGAGGCTTTTGGCTCCGCTGCAGCAAAACTTGAATGCGAAATTATTGAGATGGACGGAGAGCCTGACCATGTGCATCTGCTGGTTGCTTACCCCCCAAAACTGGCGGTCAGTGTGATGGTCAACAATCTGAAATCAGTATCATCGCGGCTATTGCGCCAGCAAAACACACATTTACGAATGCAAGGCAAAACTGGGCTTCTTTGGTCAAGATCGTACTTCGTCTGTAGTGCCGGAGGTGCGACGATTGAAACACTCAGAGCCTATGTTCAGAGCCAGTCAACCTCTGACTGA
- the ivbL gene encoding ilvB operon leader peptide IvbL produces MIITTLLQSLRLTAHLAAVVVVRVVVVVGKAP; encoded by the coding sequence ATGATCATCACTACTCTACTACAAAGCCTACGACTAACAGCGCACCTCGCGGCTGTGGTTGTCGTGCGTGTGGTGGTGGTCGTCGGCAAAGCGCCGTAA
- a CDS encoding MFS transporter, with translation MSHQNYRQSEVFAITTITVSIGVIGIVIGLTIPMVALRLNLAGISESIIGLISAAPAIGMLIISPFARRIVQWIGKRFAMLLATIVSAISLLPLMGSLPLELLFPLRLITGIASGVMICLGETWINELSPDNKRGRILAVYTTVFTISQLLGPSIIALYGVADKTPILISVFIHIISIVLFLMMDQKTGDKLPKDTQEPNFSIIRFVKVAPAICGGIVFFAFFDGTVLSMFPIYGLSVGHTEAIAAMMISAILAGDAIMQMPFGWLADHMNRTRLYRICGVVTLLASLLLPITMSHTFLIWPLLLVLGATAGAIYTIALVQIGQYFSGNDLMVANASAAMLWGIGNLSGPLLAGALSEISSSSLPFLLVAMTGLFLVSTMERWNLGVEALNSSSS, from the coding sequence ATGTCACATCAAAATTATCGCCAATCCGAAGTTTTTGCGATAACAACTATCACGGTAAGCATTGGCGTTATCGGGATTGTTATCGGATTAACTATTCCCATGGTTGCACTACGCCTTAATTTAGCAGGCATTAGCGAATCTATCATTGGACTTATTTCTGCCGCGCCAGCTATTGGGATGTTAATTATTTCACCTTTTGCTCGGCGTATTGTGCAATGGATTGGTAAACGCTTTGCGATGCTATTAGCAACCATTGTTTCTGCAATAAGCTTATTACCTTTAATGGGAAGCTTACCTCTAGAGTTGTTATTTCCTTTACGACTTATCACCGGTATTGCAAGTGGTGTGATGATTTGTTTAGGAGAGACGTGGATTAATGAGCTTTCACCAGATAATAAACGAGGGCGAATTTTAGCGGTATATACCACGGTATTTACTATTAGTCAGTTATTAGGTCCTTCAATTATTGCGCTATATGGGGTCGCAGATAAGACACCGATTTTAATTAGTGTCTTTATTCATATTATCTCTATTGTCCTGTTTTTAATGATGGATCAGAAAACAGGAGATAAATTACCGAAAGATACACAAGAGCCGAATTTTTCTATTATCCGCTTTGTTAAGGTTGCACCAGCCATCTGTGGTGGCATTGTTTTCTTTGCTTTTTTTGATGGCACTGTACTTTCAATGTTTCCTATTTATGGCCTAAGTGTGGGACATACTGAAGCGATTGCAGCCATGATGATAAGCGCTATTTTAGCCGGTGACGCCATTATGCAAATGCCGTTTGGCTGGCTTGCTGACCACATGAACAGGACACGGTTATATCGAATTTGTGGTGTAGTTACTCTACTCGCAAGCTTATTATTGCCTATCACGATGTCTCATACATTTTTGATTTGGCCTTTATTACTGGTGCTGGGTGCAACAGCGGGTGCGATATACACCATTGCGTTGGTACAAATAGGGCAATATTTCTCAGGTAATGACTTGATGGTCGCTAATGCGTCAGCTGCGATGTTATGGGGAATAGGTAATTTATCTGGGCCTTTGCTGGCTGGCGCATTGTCAGAAATTTCTTCATCTTCACTACCATTTTTATTGGTTGCTATGACAGGCTTATTCTTAGTATCAACGATGGAACGTTGGAATCTAGGCGTTGAAGCTCTCAATAGTAGCTCATCTTAA
- the ilvB gene encoding acetolactate synthase large subunit produces the protein MGDQQENATTSRTFTGAQLIVYLLERQGITTVAGIPGGAALPLYDALSQSKSIRHILTRHEQGAGFIAQGIARANGKPAVCIASSGPGATNLVTAIADAKLDSIPLVCITGQVSSAMIGTDAFQEVDTYGMSIPITKHNYLVRDIAELPEIICDAFRLAMSGRPGPVWVDVPKDIQQATITLEALPPIPQKDPVPAFNTDLVIQAAQMINQAKNPVLYLGGGIISSEACKEAIELAEKNNLPTTMTLMGLGLMPPSHPLYLGMLGMHATRSTNFILEEADLLIVLGARFDDRAIGKAEKFCPNAKIIHVDIDRAEISKIKRPDIAIHADAKSVLSLLLPLINTNKRNGWIERVTTLKQEYPLEMKNSENILSGYGIVLAAANCVDDDAIITTDVGQHQMWVAQAYPLNRPRQWLTSGGLGTMGFGLPAAIGAALAEPDKKILCFSGDGSIMMNIQEFATAAEHQLDIKIILINNQALGLVHQQQTLFFEERIYAAAYPYQTDFIRIAQGFGLDTCDLNQEADPASALKAAIEKPGPCLIHVMIDIHEKVFPMVPPGAANIEMIGA, from the coding sequence ATGGGTGATCAACAAGAAAATGCCACAACAAGTAGAACGTTTACTGGTGCGCAATTAATCGTTTATTTACTGGAACGGCAAGGCATTACGACAGTTGCAGGGATCCCAGGTGGTGCAGCGCTTCCGTTGTATGATGCATTGAGCCAAAGTAAATCTATTCGACACATCTTAACTCGCCATGAACAAGGTGCCGGTTTTATTGCACAAGGTATTGCTCGTGCAAATGGTAAACCTGCGGTTTGTATTGCTTCGAGTGGGCCGGGTGCGACAAATTTAGTAACAGCAATTGCCGATGCTAAGCTTGATTCCATTCCTTTAGTTTGTATTACTGGTCAGGTATCTTCAGCGATGATTGGAACTGATGCTTTCCAAGAAGTTGATACTTACGGCATGTCTATCCCAATTACTAAACATAACTATTTAGTTCGTGATATTGCTGAGTTACCTGAAATTATTTGTGATGCGTTTCGTTTAGCGATGTCAGGAAGACCGGGGCCTGTTTGGGTTGACGTACCAAAAGATATTCAGCAAGCCACAATTACATTAGAAGCGTTACCGCCTATTCCACAAAAAGATCCTGTTCCCGCATTTAATACTGATTTAGTGATACAAGCGGCGCAGATGATTAATCAGGCTAAAAACCCTGTTTTATATTTAGGTGGGGGGATCATTAGCTCTGAAGCATGTAAAGAAGCAATTGAATTAGCAGAGAAAAACAACCTACCAACAACAATGACTTTAATGGGGTTAGGATTAATGCCACCTTCGCATCCACTGTATTTGGGGATGTTGGGTATGCACGCGACTCGTAGCACCAATTTTATTTTAGAAGAAGCCGATCTGTTGATTGTATTGGGTGCTCGATTTGACGATCGTGCTATTGGTAAAGCCGAGAAGTTTTGCCCTAATGCCAAAATTATTCATGTTGATATCGATCGCGCTGAAATTAGTAAGATCAAACGCCCTGATATTGCGATCCATGCTGATGCGAAATCAGTGTTATCACTGTTATTACCATTGATTAATACAAACAAACGTAATGGATGGATAGAGCGGGTTACGACACTGAAACAAGAATATCCATTAGAGATGAAAAACTCTGAAAACATCTTAAGTGGTTATGGCATCGTATTAGCGGCAGCAAATTGTGTTGATGATGATGCCATTATTACAACAGACGTTGGGCAGCATCAAATGTGGGTAGCACAAGCGTATCCGTTAAATCGACCTCGACAATGGTTAACGTCTGGCGGTTTAGGTACGATGGGATTTGGTTTGCCAGCAGCAATTGGCGCCGCATTAGCTGAACCAGATAAAAAAATCCTCTGCTTCTCAGGGGATGGCAGCATTATGATGAATATTCAAGAATTTGCTACGGCGGCTGAGCACCAATTAGATATCAAAATTATTTTGATAAATAATCAGGCGTTGGGATTGGTTCATCAACAACAAACACTGTTTTTTGAAGAGCGCATTTATGCTGCCGCTTACCCTTATCAAACAGATTTTATTCGTATTGCACAAGGTTTTGGCTTAGATACCTGTGACTTAAATCAGGAAGCGGATCCTGCGAGTGCGCTGAAAGCAGCGATTGAAAAACCGGGGCCGTGTTTAATTCATGTAATGATTGATATTCATGAAAAAGTATTTCCAATGGTACCGCCAGGGGCGGCAAATATTGAGATGATAGGAGCTTAA
- the ilvN gene encoding acetolactate synthase small subunit, with the protein MSQQSQPIALELIVRNHPGVMTHICGLFARRAFNVDGILCLPMKNSDKSRIWLLVQKDDRLMQMVSQVEKLEDVKEVRFSDDLRVFEQMESYLN; encoded by the coding sequence ATGTCACAACAATCACAACCTATCGCGCTGGAATTGATTGTTCGCAATCACCCCGGTGTTATGACCCATATATGTGGGCTATTTGCTCGCCGTGCATTTAACGTCGATGGTATTTTGTGTTTACCAATGAAAAATAGCGATAAAAGCCGTATTTGGCTATTAGTGCAAAAAGATGATCGTCTAATGCAGATGGTGAGTCAGGTAGAAAAGCTTGAAGACGTAAAAGAAGTGAGATTCAGCGATGACTTACGTGTTTTTGAGCAAATGGAAAGTTATTTAAATTAA
- a CDS encoding sulfite exporter TauE/SafE family protein, with translation MLLITTLAVGAAIGLIISTTGVGGGVIVLPVLTYFFGMNALMAVATANLLSMLMKVTSSYMHFRLGNIPFKRAMIVLGIMLPSTFLASVLVNYLGSLEQYQQQVEWGINALVVSAIVFSLFLFVQRMFFSLPPVVVENTALAPLNIKALLLPAIAAGVVLGATGVGGGVVVLPLLLRYANLSIKQAIGTSIFTTTLLSGSSALAYMQDGHTDIHLALLLFLGSLISIPLSKWLLIRMPDKVFQYATLILIICSAVMMLAKLF, from the coding sequence ATGTTACTTATCACCACATTAGCGGTGGGTGCGGCTATTGGTTTAATTATAAGTACGACGGGTGTGGGTGGCGGGGTTATTGTTTTACCTGTACTGACCTATTTCTTTGGCATGAATGCGTTAATGGCAGTAGCAACGGCTAATTTATTATCCATGTTGATGAAAGTTACTTCGTCTTATATGCATTTTCGCCTTGGAAATATTCCCTTTAAAAGGGCGATGATTGTATTAGGAATAATGCTACCAAGTACCTTTTTAGCCAGTGTTTTGGTTAATTACTTAGGTTCGCTAGAGCAGTATCAGCAACAAGTTGAATGGGGAATTAATGCCCTTGTTGTCAGTGCTATTGTTTTCTCTCTATTTCTCTTTGTACAGAGAATGTTTTTCTCATTACCTCCGGTTGTCGTTGAAAATACAGCGTTAGCTCCTTTAAATATAAAAGCACTATTACTTCCTGCAATTGCAGCAGGTGTTGTTTTAGGAGCGACAGGAGTGGGTGGTGGTGTAGTTGTATTACCATTATTGCTACGCTATGCAAACCTCTCGATTAAGCAAGCCATTGGTACTTCTATATTTACCACAACATTGTTATCAGGATCTTCTGCTCTAGCCTATATGCAAGATGGGCATACGGATATTCATCTGGCACTGTTGCTATTTTTAGGCTCGTTGATCTCTATTCCGTTATCTAAGTGGCTATTAATCAGAATGCCTGACAAGGTGTTTCAATATGCGACTTTGATCTTAATTATTTGTAGTGCTGTGATGATGCTAGCTAAATTATTCTAG